A genomic segment from Malus domestica chromosome 05, GDT2T_hap1 encodes:
- the LOC103436216 gene encoding uncharacterized protein isoform X2 yields MEDIGLFRQAWKWLQSQKHIYSRSGTAIGGCGDKIGMFVERHWPMVCSGCARTGRLLILLLIYWWDCIIRGFQSFIGLGSAALLLIMWSCFLSLTSISCLVYVLLSMGAAGAAVQYLGYTPGLFIVGIFAILILWMYANFWITGILFIVGGYLFSLNHARLLVLMATVYAIYCVKVQVGWHGVVLSINLAFFSNDALNYVLQWCDKVSESTHFEEQKQSETIMEDDFSGEFEYSIPTDEPEKLHSCNSSSTPATSTIINDRKESFPIKVVKEEKSSADEMKKILDSIDHYEALGFPRHKKIDAAILKKEYRKKAMLVHPDKNMGSALASEAFKRVQCAFEVLSDSTKKRDYDEQLRKEESKTKSVCQKSYGTSHQDGPDYFSEESRRIQCTKCGNSHIWICTNRSKAKARWCQDCCQYHQAKDGDGWVEYKGTLVFNRPHKVEIPRAFVCAESKIFDVSEWAICQGMACRPNTHRPSFHVNMVGLEKTQRSNSSRFPWDLDAEMMDEDEEEFEVWLQQALASGLFCESSKRRKSWSPFKLPQRVKRQSRRTSC; encoded by the exons ATGGAGGATATAGGGTTGTTTAGACAAGCTTGGAAATGGCTGCAGTCACAGAAACACATTTATTCACGATCGGGAACTGCGATCGGTGGGTGTGGAGATAAAATCGGGATGTTTGTAGAACGGCATTGGCCGATGGTGTGCAGTGGGTGCGCCAGGACAGGGAGGCTGTTGATCCTGTTGTTGATTTATTGGTGGGACTGCATCATAAGAGGTTTTCAATCCTTTATTGGGTTGGGTTCTGCAGCTTTGCTCCTTATAATGTGGAGTTGCTTTCTCAGTTTGACTTCAATTTCTTGCTTGGTTTATGTACTTCTTAGTATG GGAGCTGCTGGAGCTGCTGTCCAGTACTTGGGTTACACTCCAGGACTTTTTATTGTAGGGATCTTCGCTATTCTGATTTTATGGATGTACGCTAACTTTTGGATAACGGGAATCTTATTTATAGTTGGAg GTTATTTGTTCTCCCTAAATCATGCACGGTTGCTGGTCTTGATGGCAACTGTTTATGCTATTTATTGTGTCAAAGTTCAAGTTGGATGGCATGGTGTAGTTCTCTCAATAAACCTTGCATTTTTCTCTAATGATGCATTAAATTATGTGCTCCAATGGTGTGATAAAGTGAGCGAAAGCACACACTTCGAAGAGCAAAAGCAATCAGAAACAATTATGGAGGATGATTTTTCTGGGGAATTTGAATACTCTATTCCTACTGATGAACCTGAAAAGCTGCACTCATGTAACTCATCTAGCACGCCAGCTACTTCAACTATTATAAATGACCGAAAAGAATCTTTCCCTATTAAGGTGGTCAAAGAGGAAAAAAGTTCAGCTGATGAAATGAAAAAGATTTTGGACAGTATTGATCATTATGAAGCACTAGGATTTCCTCGCCACAAAAAAATTGATGCAGCAATATTGAAAAAAGAATACCGGAAGAAG GCCATGCTTGTGCATCCTGATAAAAATATGGGAAGTGCATTAGCAAGTGAAGCGTTTAAGAGAGTTCAATGTGCATTTGAG GTTCTCTCTGATTCCACAAAGAAGAGAGACTATGATGAGCAGTTGCGGAAGGAAGAATCCAAGACTAAGAGTGTGTGCCAGAAGTCCTATGGTACTTCACATCAG GATGGTCCAGATTATTTTTCTGAAGAGTCGAGACGTATACAGTGCACTAAGTGTGGAAATTCGCATATATGGATATGCACAAACAGAAGCAAGGCCAAGGCTAGATGGTGTCAG GATTGCTGTCAATATCACCAAGCAAAGGATGGAGATGGATGGGTTGAGTACAAAGGAACTTTAGTATTTAATAGGCCACATAAG gTGGAAATACCACGGGCCTTCGTCTGTGCTGAGAGCAAAATCTTTGATGTATCTGAATGGGCTATTTGTCAG GGAATGGCGTGCAGGCCCAACACTCATAGGCCTAGCTTCCACGTTAACATGGTTGGTTTGGAGAAAACTCAAAGATCCAACTCAAGTAGATTCCCGTGGGATTTGGATGCTGAAATGAtggatgaagatgaagaagaatttGAGGTGTGGCTTCAGCAAGCTCTGGCCTCTGGCCTCTTTTGTGAGTCCTCTAAACGCCGAAAGAGCTGGAGTCCATTCAAGTTGCCCCAGAGAGTGAAGAGGCAATCGCGAAGAACGTCATGCTGA
- the LOC103436216 gene encoding uncharacterized protein isoform X3: protein MRSTRTRKYQGCRGAAGAAVQYLGYTPGLFIVGIFAILILWMYANFWITGILFIVGGYLFSLNHARLLVLMATVYAIYCVKVQVGWHGVVLSINLAFFSNDALNYVLQWCDKVSESTHFEEQKQSETIMEDDFSGEFEYSIPTDEPEKLHSCNSSSTPATSTIINDRKESFPIKVVKEEKSSADEMKKILDSIDHYEALGFPRHKKIDAAILKKEYRKKAMLVHPDKNMGSALASEAFKRVQCAFEVLSDSTKKRDYDEQLRKEESKTKSVCQKSYGTSHQDGPDYFSEESRRIQCTKCGNSHIWICTNRSKAKARWCQDCCQYHQAKDGDGWVEYKGTLVFNRPHKVEIPRAFVCAESKIFDVSEWAICQGMACRPNTHRPSFHVNMVGLEKTQRSNSSRFPWDLDAEMMDEDEEEFEVWLQQALASGLFCESSKRRKSWSPFKLPQRVKRQSRRTSC, encoded by the exons ATGAGGTCAACCAGGACACGTAAATATCAAGGTTGTAGG GGAGCTGCTGGAGCTGCTGTCCAGTACTTGGGTTACACTCCAGGACTTTTTATTGTAGGGATCTTCGCTATTCTGATTTTATGGATGTACGCTAACTTTTGGATAACGGGAATCTTATTTATAGTTGGAg GTTATTTGTTCTCCCTAAATCATGCACGGTTGCTGGTCTTGATGGCAACTGTTTATGCTATTTATTGTGTCAAAGTTCAAGTTGGATGGCATGGTGTAGTTCTCTCAATAAACCTTGCATTTTTCTCTAATGATGCATTAAATTATGTGCTCCAATGGTGTGATAAAGTGAGCGAAAGCACACACTTCGAAGAGCAAAAGCAATCAGAAACAATTATGGAGGATGATTTTTCTGGGGAATTTGAATACTCTATTCCTACTGATGAACCTGAAAAGCTGCACTCATGTAACTCATCTAGCACGCCAGCTACTTCAACTATTATAAATGACCGAAAAGAATCTTTCCCTATTAAGGTGGTCAAAGAGGAAAAAAGTTCAGCTGATGAAATGAAAAAGATTTTGGACAGTATTGATCATTATGAAGCACTAGGATTTCCTCGCCACAAAAAAATTGATGCAGCAATATTGAAAAAAGAATACCGGAAGAAG GCCATGCTTGTGCATCCTGATAAAAATATGGGAAGTGCATTAGCAAGTGAAGCGTTTAAGAGAGTTCAATGTGCATTTGAG GTTCTCTCTGATTCCACAAAGAAGAGAGACTATGATGAGCAGTTGCGGAAGGAAGAATCCAAGACTAAGAGTGTGTGCCAGAAGTCCTATGGTACTTCACATCAG GATGGTCCAGATTATTTTTCTGAAGAGTCGAGACGTATACAGTGCACTAAGTGTGGAAATTCGCATATATGGATATGCACAAACAGAAGCAAGGCCAAGGCTAGATGGTGTCAG GATTGCTGTCAATATCACCAAGCAAAGGATGGAGATGGATGGGTTGAGTACAAAGGAACTTTAGTATTTAATAGGCCACATAAG gTGGAAATACCACGGGCCTTCGTCTGTGCTGAGAGCAAAATCTTTGATGTATCTGAATGGGCTATTTGTCAG GGAATGGCGTGCAGGCCCAACACTCATAGGCCTAGCTTCCACGTTAACATGGTTGGTTTGGAGAAAACTCAAAGATCCAACTCAAGTAGATTCCCGTGGGATTTGGATGCTGAAATGAtggatgaagatgaagaagaatttGAGGTGTGGCTTCAGCAAGCTCTGGCCTCTGGCCTCTTTTGTGAGTCCTCTAAACGCCGAAAGAGCTGGAGTCCATTCAAGTTGCCCCAGAGAGTGAAGAGGCAATCGCGAAGAACGTCATGCTGA
- the LOC103436216 gene encoding uncharacterized protein isoform X1, with protein MEDIGLFRQAWKWLQSQKHIYSRSGTAIGGCGDKIGMFVERHWPMVCSGCARTGRLLILLLIYWWDCIIRGFQSFIGLGSAALLLIMWSCFLSLTSISCLVYVLLSMRLGISGEDFRSAKNDERIGCNTGGCLLMRSTRTRKYQGCRGAAGAAVQYLGYTPGLFIVGIFAILILWMYANFWITGILFIVGGYLFSLNHARLLVLMATVYAIYCVKVQVGWHGVVLSINLAFFSNDALNYVLQWCDKVSESTHFEEQKQSETIMEDDFSGEFEYSIPTDEPEKLHSCNSSSTPATSTIINDRKESFPIKVVKEEKSSADEMKKILDSIDHYEALGFPRHKKIDAAILKKEYRKKAMLVHPDKNMGSALASEAFKRVQCAFEVLSDSTKKRDYDEQLRKEESKTKSVCQKSYGTSHQDGPDYFSEESRRIQCTKCGNSHIWICTNRSKAKARWCQDCCQYHQAKDGDGWVEYKGTLVFNRPHKVEIPRAFVCAESKIFDVSEWAICQGMACRPNTHRPSFHVNMVGLEKTQRSNSSRFPWDLDAEMMDEDEEEFEVWLQQALASGLFCESSKRRKSWSPFKLPQRVKRQSRRTSC; from the exons ATGGAGGATATAGGGTTGTTTAGACAAGCTTGGAAATGGCTGCAGTCACAGAAACACATTTATTCACGATCGGGAACTGCGATCGGTGGGTGTGGAGATAAAATCGGGATGTTTGTAGAACGGCATTGGCCGATGGTGTGCAGTGGGTGCGCCAGGACAGGGAGGCTGTTGATCCTGTTGTTGATTTATTGGTGGGACTGCATCATAAGAGGTTTTCAATCCTTTATTGGGTTGGGTTCTGCAGCTTTGCTCCTTATAATGTGGAGTTGCTTTCTCAGTTTGACTTCAATTTCTTGCTTGGTTTATGTACTTCTTAGTATG CGCTTAGGTATTTCTGGAGAAGATTTTAGGAGTGCAAAAAATGATGAAAGGATAGGCTGCAACACTGGTGGATGTTTACTCATGAGGTCAACCAGGACACGTAAATATCAAGGTTGTAGG GGAGCTGCTGGAGCTGCTGTCCAGTACTTGGGTTACACTCCAGGACTTTTTATTGTAGGGATCTTCGCTATTCTGATTTTATGGATGTACGCTAACTTTTGGATAACGGGAATCTTATTTATAGTTGGAg GTTATTTGTTCTCCCTAAATCATGCACGGTTGCTGGTCTTGATGGCAACTGTTTATGCTATTTATTGTGTCAAAGTTCAAGTTGGATGGCATGGTGTAGTTCTCTCAATAAACCTTGCATTTTTCTCTAATGATGCATTAAATTATGTGCTCCAATGGTGTGATAAAGTGAGCGAAAGCACACACTTCGAAGAGCAAAAGCAATCAGAAACAATTATGGAGGATGATTTTTCTGGGGAATTTGAATACTCTATTCCTACTGATGAACCTGAAAAGCTGCACTCATGTAACTCATCTAGCACGCCAGCTACTTCAACTATTATAAATGACCGAAAAGAATCTTTCCCTATTAAGGTGGTCAAAGAGGAAAAAAGTTCAGCTGATGAAATGAAAAAGATTTTGGACAGTATTGATCATTATGAAGCACTAGGATTTCCTCGCCACAAAAAAATTGATGCAGCAATATTGAAAAAAGAATACCGGAAGAAG GCCATGCTTGTGCATCCTGATAAAAATATGGGAAGTGCATTAGCAAGTGAAGCGTTTAAGAGAGTTCAATGTGCATTTGAG GTTCTCTCTGATTCCACAAAGAAGAGAGACTATGATGAGCAGTTGCGGAAGGAAGAATCCAAGACTAAGAGTGTGTGCCAGAAGTCCTATGGTACTTCACATCAG GATGGTCCAGATTATTTTTCTGAAGAGTCGAGACGTATACAGTGCACTAAGTGTGGAAATTCGCATATATGGATATGCACAAACAGAAGCAAGGCCAAGGCTAGATGGTGTCAG GATTGCTGTCAATATCACCAAGCAAAGGATGGAGATGGATGGGTTGAGTACAAAGGAACTTTAGTATTTAATAGGCCACATAAG gTGGAAATACCACGGGCCTTCGTCTGTGCTGAGAGCAAAATCTTTGATGTATCTGAATGGGCTATTTGTCAG GGAATGGCGTGCAGGCCCAACACTCATAGGCCTAGCTTCCACGTTAACATGGTTGGTTTGGAGAAAACTCAAAGATCCAACTCAAGTAGATTCCCGTGGGATTTGGATGCTGAAATGAtggatgaagatgaagaagaatttGAGGTGTGGCTTCAGCAAGCTCTGGCCTCTGGCCTCTTTTGTGAGTCCTCTAAACGCCGAAAGAGCTGGAGTCCATTCAAGTTGCCCCAGAGAGTGAAGAGGCAATCGCGAAGAACGTCATGCTGA
- the LOC103436216 gene encoding uncharacterized protein isoform X4 codes for MYANFWITGILFIVGGYLFSLNHARLLVLMATVYAIYCVKVQVGWHGVVLSINLAFFSNDALNYVLQWCDKVSESTHFEEQKQSETIMEDDFSGEFEYSIPTDEPEKLHSCNSSSTPATSTIINDRKESFPIKVVKEEKSSADEMKKILDSIDHYEALGFPRHKKIDAAILKKEYRKKAMLVHPDKNMGSALASEAFKRVQCAFEVLSDSTKKRDYDEQLRKEESKTKSVCQKSYGTSHQDGPDYFSEESRRIQCTKCGNSHIWICTNRSKAKARWCQDCCQYHQAKDGDGWVEYKGTLVFNRPHKVEIPRAFVCAESKIFDVSEWAICQGMACRPNTHRPSFHVNMVGLEKTQRSNSSRFPWDLDAEMMDEDEEEFEVWLQQALASGLFCESSKRRKSWSPFKLPQRVKRQSRRTSC; via the exons ATGTACGCTAACTTTTGGATAACGGGAATCTTATTTATAGTTGGAg GTTATTTGTTCTCCCTAAATCATGCACGGTTGCTGGTCTTGATGGCAACTGTTTATGCTATTTATTGTGTCAAAGTTCAAGTTGGATGGCATGGTGTAGTTCTCTCAATAAACCTTGCATTTTTCTCTAATGATGCATTAAATTATGTGCTCCAATGGTGTGATAAAGTGAGCGAAAGCACACACTTCGAAGAGCAAAAGCAATCAGAAACAATTATGGAGGATGATTTTTCTGGGGAATTTGAATACTCTATTCCTACTGATGAACCTGAAAAGCTGCACTCATGTAACTCATCTAGCACGCCAGCTACTTCAACTATTATAAATGACCGAAAAGAATCTTTCCCTATTAAGGTGGTCAAAGAGGAAAAAAGTTCAGCTGATGAAATGAAAAAGATTTTGGACAGTATTGATCATTATGAAGCACTAGGATTTCCTCGCCACAAAAAAATTGATGCAGCAATATTGAAAAAAGAATACCGGAAGAAG GCCATGCTTGTGCATCCTGATAAAAATATGGGAAGTGCATTAGCAAGTGAAGCGTTTAAGAGAGTTCAATGTGCATTTGAG GTTCTCTCTGATTCCACAAAGAAGAGAGACTATGATGAGCAGTTGCGGAAGGAAGAATCCAAGACTAAGAGTGTGTGCCAGAAGTCCTATGGTACTTCACATCAG GATGGTCCAGATTATTTTTCTGAAGAGTCGAGACGTATACAGTGCACTAAGTGTGGAAATTCGCATATATGGATATGCACAAACAGAAGCAAGGCCAAGGCTAGATGGTGTCAG GATTGCTGTCAATATCACCAAGCAAAGGATGGAGATGGATGGGTTGAGTACAAAGGAACTTTAGTATTTAATAGGCCACATAAG gTGGAAATACCACGGGCCTTCGTCTGTGCTGAGAGCAAAATCTTTGATGTATCTGAATGGGCTATTTGTCAG GGAATGGCGTGCAGGCCCAACACTCATAGGCCTAGCTTCCACGTTAACATGGTTGGTTTGGAGAAAACTCAAAGATCCAACTCAAGTAGATTCCCGTGGGATTTGGATGCTGAAATGAtggatgaagatgaagaagaatttGAGGTGTGGCTTCAGCAAGCTCTGGCCTCTGGCCTCTTTTGTGAGTCCTCTAAACGCCGAAAGAGCTGGAGTCCATTCAAGTTGCCCCAGAGAGTGAAGAGGCAATCGCGAAGAACGTCATGCTGA
- the LOC103436197 gene encoding cold-responsive protein kinase 1 isoform X2 produces the protein MGCFSFLSGRIVNKSRKPGSDIDEVSGIHNVKLFTYKELRIATDDFSPANKIGEGGFGSVYKGQLKDRKFAAIKVLSAESRQGVKEFLTEIDVISKIKHENLVELFGCCVEGNQRILVYNYLENNSLEQNLIGGSSNLQFSWRTRREICNGIACGLAFLHEEVRPHIIHRDIKASNILLDKDLMPKISDFGLAKLIPPNMTHVSTRVAGTIGYLAPEYAIRGQLTRKADIYSFGVLLMEIVSGRCNTNTRLPIDEQYLLERTWKLYERRELVGLVDTSLDGDFDAEEACRFLKIGLLCTQDSPKLRPSMSTVVKMLKGEKVVDDKITKPGLISDFMDLGVRGPHGTKPGAETTTSSYNASAGSGSDNQYNSTFSLATSAAATTTTTFISNLSSETSAANTKNFSIRTI, from the exons ATGGGTTGTTTTTCCTTCTTAAGCGGTAGAATTGTGAACAAATCAAGAAAACCCGGTTCTGATATTGATGAAG TTTCTGGCATTCACAATGTTAAACTATTCACTTACAAAGAGTTGAGAATCGCAACTGACGATTTTAGTCCAGCCAATAAAATCGGGGAAGGTGGTTTTGGTTCTGTCTATAAG GGCCAACTTAAAGACAGAAAATTTGCTGCTATAAAAGTTCTTTCAGCTGAATCAAGACAAGGGGTGAAGGAGTTTTTGACTGAGATTGACGTGATCTCAAAAATAAAGCATGAAAATCTAGTTGAGCTCTTTGGCTGTTGTGTTGAAGGAAACCAAAGAATTCTGGTCTACAACTACCTCGAGAATAATAGCCTTGAACAAAATCTTATTG GTGGAAGCAGTAATCTCCAGTTTAGTTGGCGAACTAGGCGTGAAATATGCAATGGGATTGCATGTGGGCTTGCCTTCCTTCATGAGGAAGTACGTCCACATATTATTCATAGAGATATCAAAGCAAGCAATATTCTCCTCGATAAAGACCTAATGCCtaaaatttcagattttggtCTTGCAAAACTTATCCCTCCCAACATGACCCATGTTAGCACACGTGTGGCAGGAACAAT AGGTTATTTGGCACCAGAATATGCAATACGCGGTCAATTGACAAGGAAAGCAGATATTTATAGCTTTGGAGTGCTCCTAATGGAAATAGTCAGTGGCAGATGTAATACAAATACACGACTACCAATTGACGAACAGTATCTGCTTGAAAGG ACATGGAAACTCTACGAACGGAGGGAGCTTGTTGGGCTGGTAGACACATCACTCGACGGTGATTTTGACGCTGAGGAGGCTTGTAGGTTTCTAAAGATCGGTCTCCTCTGCACCCAAGACTCTCCGAAGCTCAGGCCATCCATGTCAACCGTGGTCAAGATGCTAAAAGGCGAGAAGGTTGTGGACGATAAGATAACAAAGCCAGGCTTAATATCCGATTTCATGGATCTCGGAGTACGAGGCCCTCATGGCACCAAGCCTGGTGCAGAGACGACGACATCTTCCTATAATGCATCCGCTGGCTCAGGCTCAGACAACCAGTACAATTCAACCTTCTCATTAGCAACCTCAGCTGCtgctaccaccaccaccaccttcatTTCGAACTTGTCATCTGAAACCTCAGCCGCTAATACTAAGAACTTCAGCATCCGCACCATATGA
- the LOC103436197 gene encoding cold-responsive protein kinase 1 isoform X1, protein MGCFSFLSGRIVNKSRKPGSDIDEEVSGIHNVKLFTYKELRIATDDFSPANKIGEGGFGSVYKGQLKDRKFAAIKVLSAESRQGVKEFLTEIDVISKIKHENLVELFGCCVEGNQRILVYNYLENNSLEQNLIGGSSNLQFSWRTRREICNGIACGLAFLHEEVRPHIIHRDIKASNILLDKDLMPKISDFGLAKLIPPNMTHVSTRVAGTIGYLAPEYAIRGQLTRKADIYSFGVLLMEIVSGRCNTNTRLPIDEQYLLERTWKLYERRELVGLVDTSLDGDFDAEEACRFLKIGLLCTQDSPKLRPSMSTVVKMLKGEKVVDDKITKPGLISDFMDLGVRGPHGTKPGAETTTSSYNASAGSGSDNQYNSTFSLATSAAATTTTTFISNLSSETSAANTKNFSIRTI, encoded by the exons ATGGGTTGTTTTTCCTTCTTAAGCGGTAGAATTGTGAACAAATCAAGAAAACCCGGTTCTGATATTGATGAAG AAGTTTCTGGCATTCACAATGTTAAACTATTCACTTACAAAGAGTTGAGAATCGCAACTGACGATTTTAGTCCAGCCAATAAAATCGGGGAAGGTGGTTTTGGTTCTGTCTATAAG GGCCAACTTAAAGACAGAAAATTTGCTGCTATAAAAGTTCTTTCAGCTGAATCAAGACAAGGGGTGAAGGAGTTTTTGACTGAGATTGACGTGATCTCAAAAATAAAGCATGAAAATCTAGTTGAGCTCTTTGGCTGTTGTGTTGAAGGAAACCAAAGAATTCTGGTCTACAACTACCTCGAGAATAATAGCCTTGAACAAAATCTTATTG GTGGAAGCAGTAATCTCCAGTTTAGTTGGCGAACTAGGCGTGAAATATGCAATGGGATTGCATGTGGGCTTGCCTTCCTTCATGAGGAAGTACGTCCACATATTATTCATAGAGATATCAAAGCAAGCAATATTCTCCTCGATAAAGACCTAATGCCtaaaatttcagattttggtCTTGCAAAACTTATCCCTCCCAACATGACCCATGTTAGCACACGTGTGGCAGGAACAAT AGGTTATTTGGCACCAGAATATGCAATACGCGGTCAATTGACAAGGAAAGCAGATATTTATAGCTTTGGAGTGCTCCTAATGGAAATAGTCAGTGGCAGATGTAATACAAATACACGACTACCAATTGACGAACAGTATCTGCTTGAAAGG ACATGGAAACTCTACGAACGGAGGGAGCTTGTTGGGCTGGTAGACACATCACTCGACGGTGATTTTGACGCTGAGGAGGCTTGTAGGTTTCTAAAGATCGGTCTCCTCTGCACCCAAGACTCTCCGAAGCTCAGGCCATCCATGTCAACCGTGGTCAAGATGCTAAAAGGCGAGAAGGTTGTGGACGATAAGATAACAAAGCCAGGCTTAATATCCGATTTCATGGATCTCGGAGTACGAGGCCCTCATGGCACCAAGCCTGGTGCAGAGACGACGACATCTTCCTATAATGCATCCGCTGGCTCAGGCTCAGACAACCAGTACAATTCAACCTTCTCATTAGCAACCTCAGCTGCtgctaccaccaccaccaccttcatTTCGAACTTGTCATCTGAAACCTCAGCCGCTAATACTAAGAACTTCAGCATCCGCACCATATGA
- the LOC103428088 gene encoding uncharacterized protein, which yields MNTTKVAVVGSGIAGAVCASTLARNGVSVTLFESARGPGGRMSQRREVVEDEKELLFDHGAPFFNANKTEVLGLVREWESKGLVACWKEKFGFFDRISNKFFDLEQEGLISKRYVGMPGMNSICRALCQEPGVESKFGASVGRLEWLEDENLWSLIGSDGQNLGQFKGVVATDKNLVSPRFTSVTGRQPPLDLNLVPELAVKLNAIPVRPCFALMIAFSEPVSSIPFKGFSIKSSEVLSWAHCDSSKPGRSTSSERWVLHSTMEYAQSVIAQTGLQKLSNATLTKVAEELFQEFQSMGLNIPHAFFKKAHRWGSAFPAASVAGDEKCLWDKNKRLAICGDFCVSPNVEGAIASGIAAASKLTEILSCL from the exons ATGAATACCACTAAAGTTGCGGTGGTGGGAAGTGGAA TTGCAGGAGCAGTGTGTGCATCAACTCTCGCCAGAAATGGAGTGTCTGTAACTTTGTTCGAGTCTGCCAGAGGCCCCGGCGGCCGCATGTCTCAGAGAAG AGAAGTTGTTGAAGATGAGAAGGAGCTATTGTTTGACCATGGTGCTCCATTTTTCAATGCCAACAAAACCGAGGTTCTCGGTCTTGTTCGTGAATGGGAATCAAAGGGTCTTGTTGCTTGCTGGAAAGAGAAATTTGGCTTCTTTGATCGCATTTCCAACAAATTTTTTGACCTTGAACAG GAAGGATTAATAAGTAAGAGATATGTGGGTATGCCAGGCATGAATTCTATATGCAGAGCATTATGCCAAGAGCCCG GAGTGGAAAGTAAGTTTGGGGCGAGTGTTGGGAGATTGGAGTGGCTAGAGGATGAAAATTTGTGGTCATTGATAGGTTCAGATGGGCAAAATCTTGGCCAGTTTAAGGGAGTGGTTGCAACAGACAAAAACCTAGTTTCGCCCAGGTTTACAAGTGTTACAGGAAGACAGCCACCTCTTG ATTTAAATTTAGTTCCAGAGTTGGCGGTTAAGTTAAATGCTATTCCTGTCCGTCCATGCTTTGCTCTCATGATAGCATTTTCAGAGCCTGTGTCATCG ATACCCTTCAAAGGTTTCTCAATAAAAAGTTCTGAAGTCTTAAGCTGGGCTCATTGTGACAGCAGCAAGCCTGGCCGTTCTACCTCCAG CGAGCGATGGGTTTTGCATTCAACAATGGAGTATGCTCAGAGTGTAATTGCTCAAACTGGACTTCAGAAACTTTCGAATGCAACATTGACAAAAGTGGCTGAAGAACTATTCCAAGAATTTCAAAGCATGGGACTTAATATTCCACACGCCTTTTTCAAGAAAGCTCATAGATG GGGAAGTGCTTTTCCAGCCGCAAGCGTAGCCGGAGACGAGAAATGCCTTTGGGATAAGAACAAGAGGCTTGCTATCTGTGGAGATTTCTGTGTTAGTCCTAATGTTGAAGGTGCTATAGCTAGCGGAATAGCTGCTGCGTCGAAACTCACAGAGATCCTCAGCTGCTTATGA